The bacterium genome window below encodes:
- a CDS encoding FAD/NAD(P)-binding protein: MKKNIYAPIKCNVIEVVTESPNIVTVKLKPLEEFSFLAGQFASLTVFGIGEAPFTPSSSPYDKDKIEFTVMKTGRVTDAIHNLQVGDIVGVRGPYGKPYPLDFYQGKEILLVGGGVGLAPLRALFFALMETVDNYKKIIFCCGAKTPEDYIYKDKILDEWHNFCDRFPLSFRITVDRKCPGWKYGEGVVTETLDGLALDISNSVAVVCGPPIMMKFTTLKLLEIGYTDAQIYLSMERKMYCGVGQCRHCLIGDLFVCKDGPVFTYAQLKDKPNIWV; encoded by the coding sequence ATGAAAAAAAATATTTATGCGCCAATAAAATGTAATGTTATTGAAGTAGTGACTGAATCTCCTAACATTGTGACAGTTAAACTAAAACCCTTAGAAGAGTTTTCTTTTCTTGCAGGACAGTTTGCCTCTTTAACTGTTTTTGGAATTGGTGAAGCACCTTTTACTCCATCATCTTCTCCTTATGATAAAGACAAAATAGAGTTTACTGTAATGAAAACAGGAAGAGTGACAGACGCAATACATAATCTGCAAGTAGGAGATATTGTCGGAGTGAGAGGTCCTTATGGTAAACCTTACCCATTAGATTTTTACCAAGGTAAAGAGATTCTTCTTGTTGGAGGCGGTGTTGGGTTGGCACCTTTAAGGGCTCTCTTTTTTGCGTTAATGGAGACGGTTGACAACTATAAGAAGATTATCTTTTGTTGTGGTGCGAAGACTCCAGAGGACTATATTTATAAAGATAAAATTCTGGACGAGTGGCACAATTTTTGTGATAGGTTTCCTTTAAGTTTCAGGATAACGGTTGATAGGAAATGCCCTGGTTGGAAGTATGGTGAAGGGGTGGTAACAGAAACTCTTGATGGGTTGGCTCTTGATATTTCTAACTCTGTTGCGGTTGTTTGTGGACCTCCTATAATGATGAAATTTACTACATTGAAACTTCTTGAGATAGGTTATACAGATGCTCAGATATATCTTTCTATGGAAAGGAAGATGTATTGTGGGGTAGGTCAATGTCGACATTGCCTTATTGGTGACCTTTTTGTGTGTAAAGATGGACCGGTGTTTACTTATGCTCAGTTGAAAGATAAACCTAATATATGGGTCTAA
- a CDS encoding NADH-quinone oxidoreductase subunit H — MSIGNYLIFIIRSFFLLNVLGLVAMWIDRKLTARLQFRVGPPWYQNFVDFFKLVGKEVLIPEKSNVFMFVFAPLLALLSASMAGTIMLFAMKLGLSFAGDIILIVYLLTIPSFAIILGGSASGNVLAAVGISREIKLLLGYELPFVCAIIIPALKSGSTTSFFTIIQHQQTNGMFIGSISGIIGFVIGLLSLQGKLGLVPFDLAEAEGELAAGAFMEYSGILYGFFKLTKAVLFISGPLFLVSLYFGGVSTSSVGGTITGILKYLLVLVLITLIRNTNPRLRIDQALKLFWGWLTLLGLVGILLAFMGR; from the coding sequence ATGAGTATAGGTAACTATCTAATATTTATCATTAGAAGTTTCTTTCTTTTAAACGTATTAGGTCTGGTGGCTATGTGGATAGATAGAAAATTGACAGCGCGCCTACAATTTCGTGTGGGACCGCCGTGGTATCAGAATTTTGTAGATTTTTTTAAACTGGTAGGTAAGGAAGTACTAATTCCAGAGAAATCTAACGTTTTTATGTTTGTTTTTGCTCCACTGCTTGCTCTTCTCTCGGCATCAATGGCTGGAACGATAATGTTGTTTGCTATGAAGTTAGGCCTATCTTTTGCTGGGGATATAATTCTTATTGTATACCTGTTGACCATTCCTTCTTTCGCTATAATATTGGGCGGTAGCGCTTCTGGGAATGTTCTTGCAGCTGTTGGTATTAGTAGAGAAATAAAACTTCTTTTGGGGTATGAGTTACCTTTTGTTTGCGCTATTATTATCCCTGCCTTAAAGAGCGGCTCAACAACCTCTTTTTTTACAATTATCCAACACCAACAGACAAACGGTATGTTTATAGGTTCTATCTCTGGTATTATAGGGTTTGTTATAGGGTTACTTTCTTTACAAGGTAAACTTGGGCTTGTGCCGTTCGACCTTGCAGAAGCTGAAGGTGAACTTGCAGCTGGTGCTTTTATGGAATATTCTGGGATTCTGTACGGTTTTTTTAAATTAACAAAAGCAGTTCTGTTTATATCAGGACCATTGTTTCTTGTATCTCTATATTTTGGAGGGGTATCTACCTCCTCGGTGGGTGGCACAATAACTGGTATTTTAAAGTACCTTTTAGTATTAGTTTTAATAACCCTTATTAGAAACACTAACCCAAGGTTAAGGATAGACCAAGCTTTAAAATTGTTTTGGGGTTGGCTAACTCTTTTAGGGTTGGTAGGTATACTTTTAGCATTTATGGGGAGATAA
- the nuoB gene encoding NADH-quinone oxidoreductase subunit NuoB → MNLKLKALKKSLWVYHLSGGSCNNCDIEILDCLTPRFDIERFGMVLVGSPRHADALLCTGIVNKKCVERIKEVYHQTAKPCVVVAIGACACSGGIFRDGYQMGGPLNQIIPVDIYIPGCPPKPEAMIAGIVKLLEKLK, encoded by the coding sequence ATGAACTTAAAGTTAAAAGCATTAAAAAAATCTTTGTGGGTCTACCATTTATCGGGAGGTTCTTGTAATAACTGTGATATAGAGATACTTGATTGTCTTACACCAAGGTTTGATATTGAACGTTTTGGTATGGTGCTTGTTGGTAGCCCAAGACACGCTGATGCTCTTTTATGTACAGGTATTGTAAATAAAAAATGTGTAGAAAGGATAAAAGAGGTATACCATCAGACAGCTAAACCGTGTGTTGTTGTAGCGATAGGCGCCTGTGCTTGTTCAGGCGGAATTTTTAGGGACGGGTACCAGATGGGAGGACCGTTAAATCAAATTATACCGGTAGATATTTATATACCTGGCTGTCCACCTAAACCTGAAGCAATGATTGCTGGTATAGTTAAACTTCTGGAGAAACTCAAATGA
- a CDS encoding NADH-quinone oxidoreductase subunit C produces MKLLKTLKATLKNYIKDVKVHNERRIYITIDSKFLKECVNILFRQLNGRYIIISGVDNFDSFELIYHFGFDLFGAIVSLRVFLERNNPEVVSLVDTIPGVFYIEREIWELLGINFVGHPNLKHFLLRDDWPKEDYPLRKNSNNITGDK; encoded by the coding sequence ATGAAGTTATTGAAAACCTTAAAAGCAACACTTAAAAATTATATAAAAGATGTAAAAGTTCATAATGAACGAAGAATATATATAACAATTGATAGTAAATTTCTTAAAGAGTGCGTTAATATTCTTTTTCGCCAACTTAATGGAAGGTATATTATTATTTCCGGAGTTGACAATTTTGATTCTTTTGAATTGATATACCATTTTGGGTTTGACTTGTTTGGTGCAATAGTATCGTTACGGGTTTTTCTTGAACGTAACAATCCTGAAGTTGTATCTCTTGTAGACACTATTCCGGGCGTTTTTTATATTGAAAGAGAGATTTGGGAACTTTTAGGGATAAATTTTGTAGGTCACCCTAACCTTAAACATTTCTTGTTAAGAGACGATTGGCCTAAAGAAGATTATCCTTTACGTAAAAACAGTAACAATATAACTGGTGACAAATAA
- a CDS encoding nickel-dependent hydrogenase large subunit yields MKNKKKKVVVPIGPYHPLLEEPEFFALYCEGEKVVDVEWQAGYNHRAIEKLSEGKHWDQVTFLVERICGICSTSHPFAYCNAVEDLLGISIPDKAKYIRCVIGEMERIHSHLLWVGLAGHFLGYNTIFMWAWKYRESILEMFEIITGNRNHYAMFKIGGVRRNIEDEDIPTLRKVLTNLAGKLKMLTNAVLDDPVLGVRLKGVGVLTEEHIKDFGAIGPVARASGVSVDVRKDDPYSAYPFLDWKVIKTQNGDVFDKAVVRLLECMESVQIIEQALNFIEGNDGEILNEVREIPPGEGIGHHEAPRGECFHYVKSDGANSPVRHKIRAPSSNNIPTFKASCIGQMISDVAIILAAVDPCYCCTERVAVYDIEKKNKKRYDFSDLVELSRKRTEELRREV; encoded by the coding sequence ATGAAAAACAAAAAGAAGAAAGTTGTTGTGCCAATAGGTCCTTACCACCCTCTACTTGAAGAACCAGAGTTTTTTGCTCTATATTGTGAAGGAGAAAAGGTTGTTGATGTGGAATGGCAAGCAGGTTACAACCATAGAGCAATAGAAAAGTTGTCTGAAGGTAAACATTGGGACCAGGTAACGTTTCTTGTGGAAAGGATATGTGGGATATGTTCTACCTCGCACCCTTTTGCGTATTGTAACGCTGTGGAAGACCTGTTGGGTATATCTATACCAGACAAAGCCAAATATATTAGGTGCGTAATTGGAGAGATGGAGAGAATACATAGCCACCTTTTATGGGTAGGGCTTGCTGGTCATTTTCTTGGGTATAACACAATTTTTATGTGGGCGTGGAAATATAGAGAATCTATTCTTGAGATGTTTGAGATAATAACAGGTAATAGAAACCATTATGCTATGTTTAAGATAGGTGGTGTTAGACGAAATATTGAAGATGAAGATATCCCTACTTTAAGAAAAGTGTTGACCAACCTTGCCGGGAAACTTAAGATGCTTACTAATGCGGTTCTTGATGACCCTGTTTTAGGTGTTCGTTTGAAAGGTGTGGGTGTTTTAACAGAAGAGCATATTAAAGATTTTGGTGCGATAGGTCCTGTTGCAAGGGCAAGCGGTGTTTCAGTAGATGTAAGAAAAGATGACCCGTACTCTGCATACCCTTTTTTAGATTGGAAGGTTATAAAGACACAAAACGGGGATGTTTTTGATAAAGCTGTAGTAAGATTGCTTGAATGTATGGAGTCGGTACAAATTATTGAGCAAGCATTAAATTTTATTGAAGGCAACGATGGAGAAATACTAAATGAGGTTAGAGAAATACCTCCAGGCGAGGGGATAGGTCACCACGAAGCTCCTCGTGGCGAGTGTTTCCATTATGTAAAAAGCGATGGAGCCAACAGCCCAGTTAGACATAAAATACGGGCTCCCAGTTCTAACAATATACCTACCTTTAAAGCAAGTTGTATAGGACAAATGATATCAGATGTTGCAATTATCCTTGCCGCTGTTGACCCGTGTTACTGTTGCACAGAAAGGGTTGCAGTATACGATATTGAAAAGAAGAATAAGAAGAGGTACGATTTTTCTGATTTGGTTGAACTCTCAAGAAAAAGAACTGAAGAATTGAGAAGAGAGGTATAA
- a CDS encoding 4Fe-4S dicluster domain-containing protein: MRKPKLRELKEAISSIFSKPFTTEFPFKTHTPAERFRGKPEYNQDTCVGCGACFQVCPSNAIEMIDTVVEGKGKRVLVQHPKDCLFCGECERNCITETGIQLTKVFDVSYFDEKKVQSSIEHNLVVCKHCKEVIGAEKHILWTLRKLGNLAYSQPVMISGLMSDLELKVEVEETVVAPIQRTDILKVVCPKCRRLAFITDEKRER, encoded by the coding sequence ATGAGAAAACCTAAACTAAGGGAACTTAAAGAAGCTATATCAAGTATTTTTTCAAAACCTTTTACAACAGAATTCCCTTTTAAAACTCATACTCCAGCAGAAAGGTTTAGAGGAAAACCTGAATATAATCAAGATACCTGTGTAGGTTGTGGGGCTTGTTTTCAAGTCTGTCCTTCTAACGCTATTGAGATGATAGATACAGTTGTTGAAGGTAAAGGCAAACGTGTACTTGTTCAACATCCTAAGGATTGCCTGTTTTGTGGAGAATGCGAAAGAAACTGTATCACTGAAACAGGTATACAGCTTACTAAAGTTTTTGATGTATCTTACTTTGACGAGAAAAAAGTTCAAAGTAGTATAGAGCATAACCTTGTTGTTTGTAAGCATTGTAAAGAGGTTATAGGGGCAGAAAAACATATCCTCTGGACCTTAAGGAAACTTGGTAACCTTGCATATTCTCAACCTGTGATGATATCTGGATTGATGTCAGATTTGGAGCTAAAGGTTGAGGTAGAAGAGACCGTGGTAGCCCCTATACAGAGAACAGATATCCTTAAGGTTGTATGCCCTAAATGTAGGCGTCTTGCTTTTATAACAGATGAGAAGAGGGAGAGGTAG
- a CDS encoding NADH-quinone oxidoreductase subunit L, with the protein MYIDQKMLMSVLLLPFAGALIVLLLPARRSIITGFFVLLTQLVCSFPIINTMVGCGPVQVQERFRENTVEVSILNVFFRCTSLSYIFALTSIFVGVVIYLFSLGYFKEEKVEEQKKFSFWGLLFIGSMMGVIFSDNLISLYLFWELAGLCSWKLIGFYRKDEHLLKADKAFLITSAGAGLMMLSFACIYAQTGTLSLSQLSCQQVSPLVFTLFFIGVLTKSASFPFHTWLPDASVAPTPVTAFLHAAVLVKIGVYGLFKIFVRTLLVSGWTLWAGWLALFSSIVAGIIALREEDIKKILAFSTVSQLGLMIAGLMVFNMTAAEGVLIFYFAHALGKGGLFLCAGVIERVFGTKNIKEMGGLIKEMPALTFAFFIGMLSVIGIPPLPGFFGKLEIIIGMVQSKQIIYALSAILSSVLTLLYMFRFFFYVFMGEKREVLRENRVGFKPMLTSVLLLAIVSLVLVIIMTGHYFKFL; encoded by the coding sequence ATGTATATTGACCAAAAAATGTTGATGTCAGTTTTGCTGTTGCCTTTTGCTGGCGCACTTATAGTACTGCTGTTACCAGCAAGGAGATCCATTATAACAGGTTTTTTCGTTCTTTTAACACAATTAGTTTGCTCTTTTCCTATTATTAACACTATGGTTGGGTGTGGTCCTGTACAAGTACAAGAGCGTTTTAGGGAAAACACAGTTGAGGTGAGTATTCTTAATGTCTTTTTTAGATGTACTTCATTAAGTTACATCTTTGCTTTGACTTCTATTTTTGTGGGAGTAGTTATATACCTCTTTTCTCTGGGTTATTTTAAGGAAGAGAAGGTTGAAGAACAAAAGAAATTTTCTTTCTGGGGGTTGCTCTTTATAGGGAGTATGATGGGGGTGATATTTTCTGATAACCTTATCTCTCTATACCTTTTTTGGGAACTGGCAGGGTTATGTTCTTGGAAACTTATAGGTTTTTACAGAAAAGACGAGCACCTCTTAAAAGCAGATAAGGCCTTTCTTATTACTAGCGCTGGTGCCGGGTTGATGATGTTAAGTTTTGCGTGTATATATGCGCAGACGGGAACCTTAAGTTTATCTCAGTTATCTTGTCAGCAAGTATCTCCTTTGGTGTTTACTCTTTTTTTTATAGGGGTATTAACAAAGTCAGCCAGTTTCCCTTTTCATACGTGGTTACCCGACGCATCTGTTGCCCCTACTCCCGTAACGGCCTTTCTTCATGCTGCTGTCCTTGTGAAGATAGGTGTCTATGGGCTTTTTAAGATTTTTGTTAGAACACTTTTGGTTTCAGGGTGGACATTATGGGCGGGGTGGCTGGCTCTCTTTAGTAGTATTGTTGCTGGTATTATTGCTTTAAGAGAAGAAGATATAAAGAAGATACTTGCTTTTTCTACTGTTAGCCAACTTGGTTTAATGATAGCCGGGCTGATGGTATTTAATATGACGGCAGCTGAGGGTGTGTTAATATTTTATTTTGCTCACGCTCTGGGTAAAGGAGGGCTTTTTCTTTGTGCCGGTGTTATTGAGAGGGTATTTGGTACAAAAAATATTAAAGAGATGGGTGGTTTAATAAAAGAGATGCCAGCACTAACTTTTGCTTTTTTTATAGGGATGCTCTCTGTAATAGGGATACCACCTTTACCGGGTTTTTTTGGTAAATTAGAGATTATAATAGGAATGGTTCAAAGTAAACAGATTATTTATGCTCTCTCTGCTATTCTTTCATCGGTTTTAACTCTTTTATATATGTTCAGGTTTTTCTTTTATGTGTTTATGGGGGAAAAAAGAGAGGTTTTGAGAGAAAATAGAGTTGGGTTTAAACCTATGCTTACTTCTGTCCTGTTACTTGCAATAGTTTCTCTTGTTTTGGTTATAATTATGACAGGGCACTATTTTAAATTTCTTTAG
- a CDS encoding DUF4040 domain-containing protein: MILNIPLLSSLLVLMAVGSVIAISAKSLTSSVVAMGTAGLILSILFLILGAPDIAIVQVFVEIVALIVLLSIISRESSADMSSSGMYAGFVLLIFSIFLFTFMLNSKLFLRPFGEPLMTMGSGYLKSSVETLKGADVVNSIVLDLRGYDTLGEATIIFTAILGVLAMLRLKGRIDG, translated from the coding sequence ATGATACTAAATATACCTCTCTTATCTTCTCTGTTGGTTCTTATGGCTGTTGGTTCTGTTATTGCAATATCAGCAAAAAGTCTTACCTCTTCTGTTGTGGCAATGGGTACAGCAGGCCTTATTCTGAGTATCCTCTTTCTTATTCTTGGAGCGCCTGATATTGCTATAGTACAGGTCTTTGTGGAGATTGTAGCGTTAATCGTTCTATTATCAATTATTTCACGAGAATCTTCTGCGGATATGTCTTCGTCGGGTATGTACGCAGGGTTTGTGCTACTTATTTTTAGTATATTTCTTTTTACTTTTATGCTTAACTCTAAACTGTTTTTAAGACCTTTTGGGGAACCGCTTATGACTATGGGCTCGGGGTACCTAAAATCTTCGGTAGAAACATTAAAAGGAGCGGATGTTGTCAACTCTATAGTACTTGATTTAAGAGGTTATGATACACTTGGTGAAGCTACAATTATTTTTACTGCTATATTGGGGGTATTGGCGATGTTGCGGCTAAAAGGGAGGATTGATGGATAA
- a CDS encoding sodium:proton antiporter: MDKGMSEIVKGISKIVFPFIILFGIALVLYGHINPGGGFSGGAVLAGGFVLLLLAFGKDYVFKVFPPKIARLIDSLGALGFLCIAVLGFTGGHFFYNFLNKGRLFHLWSGGTMVFANIAIGMKICSALFVGISVLSMARLEKKENGPIYRQSGEE; this comes from the coding sequence ATGGATAAAGGGATGAGCGAGATAGTTAAGGGTATTTCAAAAATAGTGTTCCCATTTATTATACTTTTTGGCATTGCTCTTGTTTTATATGGGCATATTAATCCAGGGGGCGGATTTTCAGGTGGGGCTGTTTTGGCTGGAGGGTTTGTACTGCTTCTGCTTGCTTTTGGGAAAGATTATGTGTTTAAAGTTTTCCCTCCAAAAATTGCTCGGCTGATTGATAGTTTAGGGGCTTTAGGGTTTTTGTGTATTGCTGTTTTAGGGTTTACAGGAGGCCACTTCTTTTATAATTTCCTCAATAAAGGCCGGCTCTTCCATTTATGGAGTGGTGGTACGATGGTATTTGCTAATATTGCTATAGGTATGAAAATTTGTTCAGCTCTTTTTGTTGGCATTTCTGTTCTGTCTATGGCTCGCCTTGAAAAGAAAGAGAATGGGCCTATATATAGGCAGAGCGGGGAGGAATAA
- a CDS encoding sodium:proton antiporter: MVIYLLVALIFFIGLYGIVAKKNIIKIIIGANIVGYAVNLLFIVMGYQWGGMAPVLTEKTKPDEFYKLAVDPLPQALVLTSIVIDLAFLAFLSALAIRLYEKYETFDIEKMRRLKG, translated from the coding sequence ATGGTTATATATCTTCTGGTTGCTCTTATTTTCTTTATAGGGTTATATGGTATTGTTGCTAAAAAGAATATCATAAAAATTATTATAGGGGCTAACATTGTGGGTTATGCAGTTAATCTGTTGTTTATAGTGATGGGGTATCAATGGGGCGGGATGGCTCCGGTGTTAACTGAAAAGACCAAACCAGATGAATTCTATAAGTTAGCCGTTGACCCTTTACCTCAGGCACTTGTTTTAACATCAATAGTTATTGACCTTGCTTTCCTTGCTTTTTTGTCTGCACTTGCTATCCGTCTTTATGAAAAGTATGAAACCTTTGATATAGAAAAGATGCGGAGGTTAAAAGGATGA
- a CDS encoding NADH/ubiquinone/plastoquinone (complex I) has product MNLIVMPVVIYLGSAFVIPLLFRKNEELAGKFTCICTFLAFVISILIGINVFSQGRFISFAGGWENPVGIALMVDPLSALFLIVCNFITFFILLYSDTYMKKYTGRIYFNSLFMLMLAGMNGVLISMDIWNIFVFFEIASISSFILVAFGLKAEELEASLKYTIMGFLASTMILFGMAMIYGLTGTLNLPDIAFALSKLPPSHLWFTVALLLSGYILKMALVPFHTWLPDAHSMAPAPVSAILSSLFIKIIGFYLVIRVSLNLFGDIYQIKTALIVLGVVSMILGGIMAYGQQNIKRLFAYSTISQIGYCAIGIGIGGYLGYLGAIMHFIGHAFSKSLLFLDIGAIEYMTGTTDSNDLEGINEQMPFTTLFSNMGMFGISGIPPLGNFWSKLIIILAAVKAGYFGVALLSVFVAVLTLGYFLKLLRNVYYNKPKTKEEKKEAPLGLLVPMATLSFMVLFTGVFLIPSIRKTVLDKTVGVMENFSYKSLHISETDESILLEE; this is encoded by the coding sequence ATGAACCTTATTGTTATGCCGGTGGTTATTTATTTAGGTTCTGCTTTTGTTATACCGTTGTTATTTAGGAAGAACGAGGAGTTGGCAGGGAAATTTACCTGTATATGCACGTTTCTTGCGTTTGTTATATCTATCCTTATAGGAATCAATGTTTTTTCTCAAGGTAGATTTATATCTTTTGCAGGCGGTTGGGAAAATCCCGTAGGTATAGCTTTAATGGTTGACCCTTTATCTGCGTTATTTCTTATAGTATGCAATTTTATAACATTCTTCATACTACTATATTCAGATACCTATATGAAAAAATATACAGGTAGAATATATTTTAACTCTCTCTTTATGTTAATGCTTGCAGGTATGAACGGTGTACTTATAAGTATGGATATATGGAACATTTTTGTCTTTTTTGAAATAGCTTCAATATCGTCTTTTATACTTGTTGCTTTTGGTTTGAAGGCAGAAGAGTTGGAAGCATCATTAAAATATACTATTATGGGGTTCTTGGCATCAACTATGATACTTTTTGGCATGGCTATGATATACGGGCTTACTGGGACCTTAAACCTGCCTGATATTGCATTTGCTTTATCTAAATTACCTCCTTCTCATTTATGGTTCACTGTTGCTCTGCTTTTGTCTGGGTATATATTAAAGATGGCTCTTGTACCTTTCCATACTTGGCTACCAGACGCTCATTCTATGGCACCTGCACCAGTGTCGGCTATATTGTCGAGCCTTTTTATAAAAATTATAGGGTTTTACCTTGTGATACGTGTTTCTTTGAACCTTTTTGGGGATATATACCAGATAAAGACAGCGCTTATTGTGTTGGGAGTGGTGTCTATGATACTTGGCGGTATTATGGCTTATGGACAACAAAATATCAAACGGTTGTTTGCCTATTCTACTATCAGTCAGATAGGGTATTGTGCGATTGGAATAGGTATTGGAGGTTACTTGGGATACCTTGGGGCTATTATGCATTTTATTGGGCACGCTTTTTCTAAATCACTACTATTTTTAGATATAGGCGCAATTGAATATATGACAGGCACCACTGATTCTAATGATTTGGAAGGAATCAATGAGCAGATGCCTTTTACAACCTTATTTTCAAATATGGGAATGTTCGGAATATCAGGTATTCCTCCTTTAGGTAATTTTTGGAGTAAACTGATTATTATACTTGCAGCTGTAAAAGCAGGATACTTTGGGGTTGCTCTTTTATCAGTTTTTGTTGCTGTCTTAACTCTCGGGTATTTTCTTAAACTATTAAGGAACGTCTACTACAACAAACCTAAAACCAAAGAAGAAAAAAAAGAAGCTCCTTTGGGGTTGTTGGTGCCAATGGCAACCTTATCGTTTATGGTGCTATTTACAGGGGTTTTTCTGATACCTTCTATAAGAAAAACTGTTTTAGATAAAACCGTTGGAGTGATGGAAAACTTTTCGTATAAAAGTTTACATATTTCGGAAACCGATGAAAGTATATTGTTAGAAGAGTAA
- a CDS encoding Na+/H+ antiporter subunit E, whose protein sequence is MRYFFMFIVLYIIWLMVTCNMEVANFYAGAIVALIVTALFGKEFPYHPKHTFQIKRYFAFIKFLGVFFVQVVHANFIMAYRVLSPNLPIKPGIVEIPLYLKSPLGRVILANAITLAPGTFTMDITSDTLILHWIYVQTEDPHKAEEIICGRLQRILKEVFE, encoded by the coding sequence ATGAGATACTTTTTTATGTTTATAGTTTTGTATATTATCTGGCTAATGGTAACTTGCAATATGGAGGTTGCCAATTTTTATGCTGGGGCAATCGTTGCTTTAATTGTTACAGCGTTATTTGGGAAAGAATTTCCTTACCACCCTAAACATACTTTTCAAATAAAGAGATACTTTGCATTTATTAAATTTTTAGGTGTCTTTTTTGTGCAGGTTGTACATGCTAACTTCATAATGGCTTATAGGGTTTTAAGTCCAAACTTACCAATTAAACCGGGGATAGTAGAGATACCTCTCTATCTTAAATCCCCTCTGGGTAGAGTAATTCTTGCTAACGCTATCACTCTTGCGCCGGGCACTTTTACTATGGACATCACAAGTGATACACTTATATTACACTGGATATACGTACAGACAGAAGACCCACATAAAGCAGAAGAAATTATATGCGGTAGGTTACAAAGAATTCTTAAGGAGGTATTTGAATGA
- a CDS encoding monovalent cation/H+ antiporter complex subunit F, whose amino-acid sequence MIALLVFLTVCVALCVYRIFVGPTSADRMVGIDILGIIVVIFCVLLALYTGFDYYMNIGIAWSIIGFVSTITFAKFLEGRHLDE is encoded by the coding sequence ATGATTGCCTTATTAGTTTTTTTAACAGTGTGTGTTGCTTTGTGTGTCTACAGAATTTTTGTTGGACCTACTTCTGCAGACAGGATGGTAGGGATAGATATTCTTGGTATAATAGTTGTGATATTTTGTGTTCTATTGGCGTTATACACAGGTTTTGATTATTATATGAATATAGGTATCGCTTGGTCAATTATTGGTTTTGTTAGTACAATCACTTTTGCAAAGTTTCTTGAAGGGAGGCATTTAGATGAGTGA
- the mnhG gene encoding monovalent cation/H(+) antiporter subunit G, with protein MSEVIGQIFLVVGLCFTFFGCVGLVRMPDVYCRLQAATKCVTLGTGSVLIGALIITGFTGIGIKSLVCFIFLFLNSPTAAHALAKSAKAAGVPVWKKTEPDKNKNL; from the coding sequence ATGAGTGAAGTTATTGGGCAAATATTTCTTGTTGTAGGGTTATGTTTTACATTTTTTGGATGTGTAGGGTTGGTAAGAATGCCTGACGTATACTGCAGGTTGCAGGCGGCAACAAAATGTGTTACTCTGGGAACAGGTAGTGTTTTGATAGGGGCTCTTATAATAACAGGGTTTACTGGTATAGGAATAAAATCTTTGGTATGTTTTATATTTCTTTTTTTAAACTCACCAACGGCTGCACACGCTCTTGCTAAATCAGCTAAAGCTGCTGGAGTGCCTGTCTGGAAAAAAACTGAACCTGATAAAAACAAAAATCTCTAA